In one window of Gadus chalcogrammus isolate NIFS_2021 chromosome 12, NIFS_Gcha_1.0, whole genome shotgun sequence DNA:
- the tdrd5 gene encoding tudor domain-containing protein 5 isoform X1, with amino-acid sequence MMMSQDQTLAKLKKDVRSLLLSSKLGLSAEQLRKDYVCMLGQRMPLKELGFRSILDMAKEMPEVVSFIYLEDGSFVLKAVSDESTEGINQLVSKQRLTKPKNKRGYLRSFPMRYPRPMAPIILPRWGRAPPALPAQLRSQLRQLISQGPLRLSELERRFQQCFGHPLRYTDYGFYSLGDMLARVPDLCILYTRMGSVVSFKQPEQPGPQSRPQSPKTESVKPEAIRPSPCLFSPLNPKTGLLQPGQSSAPSQCSPSQRTTSATQNSLVSSCKSWDPISNGSERVPDNGPPHQPTGPEPQQPYQDGQLLEKFMFKLETELRQKILENGYAGSVSPELKDKLQQVVRDHSQGLSVHDLPTHYKRVFGEELPVLQSGFLSVTQLVAALSDVFHLEPAGGTKDPHWIVKNLSNKHTESAECGGEEGRRREGCLYQSIRRSLWEQHEDDDKEEKEDQPDPTTCLTSFLTNQQLVELYPAVQVRSNSMVPLDAVRAQRLRPPTRRWPRALAAVLVEQVESPGSFHVRFSESQEARSLEDMMMEMRGCYNSSGVAARYRLPERYLRPGQVCCVAPRDLWFYRVVVQRVLSPDQVEVYYVDFGDLNLVSVDKLMFLKSCYSQLPAQAVPAMLTGVQPISGEWSAVATASFQSLCSDRTLVAVLHGYHGDVLQLLLCDTHTEDDRYVHSVLLEQGHARPCCPPGTTGGVRDHLKSLYLREALINLEDEEENATTTITPQPITGQHCQYSVLEEESLSEPPGLELVEAFHNSTKTLNLCESWLKRNRCSEGDQTWASGGSVEDLRPPSFTKLRELAADHQPIDLPCVAQAPPLICNGNLATTLTSSEEDSRPGVDPAPAVTPDACRAQMTSLVSSLPPILTSLTLLTPGLAKGCFYGIPGTSLRSTGPAMSFPLFGGRSVAIASRKCD; translated from the exons ATGATGATGAGCCAGGATCAGACGTTGGCCAAGCTGAAGAAGGATGTCCGCTCTCTACTACTCTCTTCCAAGCTGGGTCTGAGTGCAGAGCAGCTGAGGAAGGACTACGTATGCATGCTGGGCCAGCGTATGCCCCTGAAGGAGCTGGGCTTCCGGAGCATCCTGGATATGGCCAAAGAGATGCCTGAAGTGGTGTCGTTCATATACTTGGAAGACGGCAGCTTTGTTCTAAAAG CGGTCTCTGACGAGAGCACTGAAGGCATCAATCAGCTGGTCTCCAAGCAGCGGCTCACCAAGCCCAAGAACAAGAGGGGGTACCTGAGGTCTTTCCCCATGCGGTACCCCCGCCCCATGGCCCCTATTATACTGCCTCGGTGGGGCCGGGCACCCCCGGCCCTCCCTGCCCAGCTCAGATCCCAGCTACGTCAGCTGATCTCCCAG GGTCCGCTCCGTCTTTCGGAGCTGGAGAGAAGGTTCCAGCAGTGCTTCGGTCACCCACTCCGCTACACTGACTACGGCTTCTACTCGCTGGGGGACATGCTGGCCCGCGTGCCGGACCTCTGCATCCTGTACACCAGGATGGGCTCCGTTGTCAGCTTCAAACAGCCGGAACAGCCGGGGCCTCAGTCCAGACCTCAGTCGCCCAAAACAGAATCTGTGAAGCCTGAGGCCATCAGACCCTCTCCCTGCTTATTCTCTCCTTTAAATCCAAAGACTGGGCTACTACAGCCTGGACAAAGCTCAG CACCGTCACAGTGTAGTCCGAGCCAGAGGACTACTTCTGCTACCCAGAATTCCCTGGTGTCTTCCTGTAAAAGTTGGGATCCAATCAGTAATGGGTCAGAGCGGGTCCCAGATAACGGACCCCCACATCAACCAACCGGCCCAGAACCTCAACAACCCTACCAAGATGGACAGCTCCTGGAGAAGTTCATGTTCAAG CTGGAGACGGAGCTTCGTCAGAAGATTCTTGAGAATGGCTACGCAGGTTCCGTGAGTCCGGAGCTGAAGGACAAGCTACAACAG GTTGTTCGAGACCACAGCCAGGGGCTGTCCGTTCACGACCTGCCTACTCACTACAAG AGGGTGTTTGGTGAGGAGCTTCCAGTGCTGCAGAGTGGGTTCCTCAGCGTCACACAGCTGGTGGCGGCACTGAGTGACGTCTTCCACCTGGAGCCAGCAGGGGGCACCAAGGACCCCCACTGGATAGTCAAGAACCTCAGCAACAAGCACACTGAGTCGG CAGagtgtgggggagaggaggggagacggagagaaggtTGTCTGTACCAGAGCATAAGGCGCTCTCTCTGGGAGCAGCATGAAGATGatgacaaggaggagaaagaggaccAGCCTGATCCCACCACCTGCCTCACCTCCTTTCTTACCAACCAGCAG TTAGTGGAGCTGTACCCAGCAGTCCAGGTGCGGTCAAATTCTATGGTCCCTCTGGACGCGGTGCGGGCCCAGCGTCTGAGGCCCCCCACCCGGCGCTGGCCCAGGGCCCTGGCGGCCGTGTTGGTAGAGCAGGTGGAATCCCCCGGCAGCTTCCACGTGCGTTTCAGCGAGAGCCAGGAGGCCCGCTCCCTGGAAGACATGATGATGGAGATGAG gGGCTGCTACAACAGCTCTGGGGTCGCAGCACGCTACCGGCTGCCAGAGCGCTACCTGCGGCCAGGGCAGGTCTGCTGCGTGGCCCCCCGGGACCTGTGGTTCTACCGCGTGGTGGTCCAGCGTGTGCTCAGCCCGGACCAGGTGGAGGTCTACTACGTGGACTTTGGAGACCTAAACCTGGTCTCCGTGGACAAGCTCATGTTCCTCAA ATCCTGTTACTCTCAACTTCCTGCTCAGGCTGTCCCTGCAATGCTCACGGGAGTCCAACCCATCTct GGCGAATGGAGCGCTGTGGCCACTGCCTCCTTCCAGAGCCTGTGCAGCGACCGCACGCTGGTGGCTGTCCTCCACGGTTACCACGGTGACGTGCTGCAGCTCTTGCTGTGTGACACGCACACGGAGGACGACCGCTACGTACACTCCGTCTTGCTGGAGCAGGGCCACGCCcggccctgctgcccccccggcACCACT gGGGGTGTCCGGGACCACCTGAAGAGTCTCTATTTGAGAGAGGCGCTGATTAACCTAGAGGACGAAGAAGAGAACGCGACCACAACCATAACTCCCCAACCAATCACAGGACAGCATTGTCAGTATTCG GTCCTCGAAGAGGAGTCACTTTCTGAACCTCCTGGTCTGGAGCTTGTCGAGGCCTTCCACAACTCCACCAAAACACTg AACCTGTGTGAGTCCTGGTTGAAGAGGAACCGCTGTAGTGAGGGGGACCAAACCTGGGCCTCAGGTGGTTCAGTGGAGGACTTGAGACCCCCAAGTTTCACCAAACTCCGTGAACTAGCAGCAGACCACCAGCCCATTGATCTGCCCTGTGTTGCCCAA GCCCCTCCCCTTATTTGCAATGGTAACCTTGCCACCACCTTGACCAGTTCAGAGGAGGATAGCAGACCCGGTGTTGACCCGGCACCGGCCGTTACCCCTGACGCTTGCAGAGCGCAGATGACCTCCCttgtctcctcccttcctcctatTCTGACCTCACTCACCCTTCTCACCCCCGGACTGGCCAAGGGCTGTTTCTACG
- the tdrd5 gene encoding tudor domain-containing protein 5 isoform X2: MMMSQDQTLAKLKKDVRSLLLSSKLGLSAEQLRKDYVCMLGQRMPLKELGFRSILDMAKEMPEVVSFIYLEDGSFVLKAVSDESTEGINQLVSKQRLTKPKNKRGYLRSFPMRYPRPMAPIILPRWGRAPPALPAQLRSQLRQLISQGPLRLSELERRFQQCFGHPLRYTDYGFYSLGDMLARVPDLCILYTRMGSVVSFKQPEQPGPQSRPQSPKTESVKPEAIRPSPCLFSPLNPKTGLLQPGQSSAPSQCSPSQRTTSATQNSLVSSCKSWDPISNGSERVPDNGPPHQPTGPEPQQPYQDGQLLEKFMFKLETELRQKILENGYAGSVSPELKDKLQQVVRDHSQGLSVHDLPTHYKRVFGEELPVLQSGFLSVTQLVAALSDVFHLEPAGGTKDPHWIVKNLSNKHTESECGGEEGRRREGCLYQSIRRSLWEQHEDDDKEEKEDQPDPTTCLTSFLTNQQLVELYPAVQVRSNSMVPLDAVRAQRLRPPTRRWPRALAAVLVEQVESPGSFHVRFSESQEARSLEDMMMEMRGCYNSSGVAARYRLPERYLRPGQVCCVAPRDLWFYRVVVQRVLSPDQVEVYYVDFGDLNLVSVDKLMFLKSCYSQLPAQAVPAMLTGVQPISGEWSAVATASFQSLCSDRTLVAVLHGYHGDVLQLLLCDTHTEDDRYVHSVLLEQGHARPCCPPGTTGGVRDHLKSLYLREALINLEDEEENATTTITPQPITGQHCQYSVLEEESLSEPPGLELVEAFHNSTKTLNLCESWLKRNRCSEGDQTWASGGSVEDLRPPSFTKLRELAADHQPIDLPCVAQAPPLICNGNLATTLTSSEEDSRPGVDPAPAVTPDACRAQMTSLVSSLPPILTSLTLLTPGLAKGCFYGIPGTSLRSTGPAMSFPLFGGRSVAIASRKCD, from the exons ATGATGATGAGCCAGGATCAGACGTTGGCCAAGCTGAAGAAGGATGTCCGCTCTCTACTACTCTCTTCCAAGCTGGGTCTGAGTGCAGAGCAGCTGAGGAAGGACTACGTATGCATGCTGGGCCAGCGTATGCCCCTGAAGGAGCTGGGCTTCCGGAGCATCCTGGATATGGCCAAAGAGATGCCTGAAGTGGTGTCGTTCATATACTTGGAAGACGGCAGCTTTGTTCTAAAAG CGGTCTCTGACGAGAGCACTGAAGGCATCAATCAGCTGGTCTCCAAGCAGCGGCTCACCAAGCCCAAGAACAAGAGGGGGTACCTGAGGTCTTTCCCCATGCGGTACCCCCGCCCCATGGCCCCTATTATACTGCCTCGGTGGGGCCGGGCACCCCCGGCCCTCCCTGCCCAGCTCAGATCCCAGCTACGTCAGCTGATCTCCCAG GGTCCGCTCCGTCTTTCGGAGCTGGAGAGAAGGTTCCAGCAGTGCTTCGGTCACCCACTCCGCTACACTGACTACGGCTTCTACTCGCTGGGGGACATGCTGGCCCGCGTGCCGGACCTCTGCATCCTGTACACCAGGATGGGCTCCGTTGTCAGCTTCAAACAGCCGGAACAGCCGGGGCCTCAGTCCAGACCTCAGTCGCCCAAAACAGAATCTGTGAAGCCTGAGGCCATCAGACCCTCTCCCTGCTTATTCTCTCCTTTAAATCCAAAGACTGGGCTACTACAGCCTGGACAAAGCTCAG CACCGTCACAGTGTAGTCCGAGCCAGAGGACTACTTCTGCTACCCAGAATTCCCTGGTGTCTTCCTGTAAAAGTTGGGATCCAATCAGTAATGGGTCAGAGCGGGTCCCAGATAACGGACCCCCACATCAACCAACCGGCCCAGAACCTCAACAACCCTACCAAGATGGACAGCTCCTGGAGAAGTTCATGTTCAAG CTGGAGACGGAGCTTCGTCAGAAGATTCTTGAGAATGGCTACGCAGGTTCCGTGAGTCCGGAGCTGAAGGACAAGCTACAACAG GTTGTTCGAGACCACAGCCAGGGGCTGTCCGTTCACGACCTGCCTACTCACTACAAG AGGGTGTTTGGTGAGGAGCTTCCAGTGCTGCAGAGTGGGTTCCTCAGCGTCACACAGCTGGTGGCGGCACTGAGTGACGTCTTCCACCTGGAGCCAGCAGGGGGCACCAAGGACCCCCACTGGATAGTCAAGAACCTCAGCAACAAGCACACTGAGTCGG agtgtgggggagaggaggggagacggagagaaggtTGTCTGTACCAGAGCATAAGGCGCTCTCTCTGGGAGCAGCATGAAGATGatgacaaggaggagaaagaggaccAGCCTGATCCCACCACCTGCCTCACCTCCTTTCTTACCAACCAGCAG TTAGTGGAGCTGTACCCAGCAGTCCAGGTGCGGTCAAATTCTATGGTCCCTCTGGACGCGGTGCGGGCCCAGCGTCTGAGGCCCCCCACCCGGCGCTGGCCCAGGGCCCTGGCGGCCGTGTTGGTAGAGCAGGTGGAATCCCCCGGCAGCTTCCACGTGCGTTTCAGCGAGAGCCAGGAGGCCCGCTCCCTGGAAGACATGATGATGGAGATGAG gGGCTGCTACAACAGCTCTGGGGTCGCAGCACGCTACCGGCTGCCAGAGCGCTACCTGCGGCCAGGGCAGGTCTGCTGCGTGGCCCCCCGGGACCTGTGGTTCTACCGCGTGGTGGTCCAGCGTGTGCTCAGCCCGGACCAGGTGGAGGTCTACTACGTGGACTTTGGAGACCTAAACCTGGTCTCCGTGGACAAGCTCATGTTCCTCAA ATCCTGTTACTCTCAACTTCCTGCTCAGGCTGTCCCTGCAATGCTCACGGGAGTCCAACCCATCTct GGCGAATGGAGCGCTGTGGCCACTGCCTCCTTCCAGAGCCTGTGCAGCGACCGCACGCTGGTGGCTGTCCTCCACGGTTACCACGGTGACGTGCTGCAGCTCTTGCTGTGTGACACGCACACGGAGGACGACCGCTACGTACACTCCGTCTTGCTGGAGCAGGGCCACGCCcggccctgctgcccccccggcACCACT gGGGGTGTCCGGGACCACCTGAAGAGTCTCTATTTGAGAGAGGCGCTGATTAACCTAGAGGACGAAGAAGAGAACGCGACCACAACCATAACTCCCCAACCAATCACAGGACAGCATTGTCAGTATTCG GTCCTCGAAGAGGAGTCACTTTCTGAACCTCCTGGTCTGGAGCTTGTCGAGGCCTTCCACAACTCCACCAAAACACTg AACCTGTGTGAGTCCTGGTTGAAGAGGAACCGCTGTAGTGAGGGGGACCAAACCTGGGCCTCAGGTGGTTCAGTGGAGGACTTGAGACCCCCAAGTTTCACCAAACTCCGTGAACTAGCAGCAGACCACCAGCCCATTGATCTGCCCTGTGTTGCCCAA GCCCCTCCCCTTATTTGCAATGGTAACCTTGCCACCACCTTGACCAGTTCAGAGGAGGATAGCAGACCCGGTGTTGACCCGGCACCGGCCGTTACCCCTGACGCTTGCAGAGCGCAGATGACCTCCCttgtctcctcccttcctcctatTCTGACCTCACTCACCCTTCTCACCCCCGGACTGGCCAAGGGCTGTTTCTACG
- the tdrd5 gene encoding tudor domain-containing protein 5 isoform X3, whose amino-acid sequence MMMSQDQTLAKLKKDVRSLLLSSKLGLSAEQLRKDYVCMLGQRMPLKELGFRSILDMAKEMPEVVSFIYLEDGSFVLKAVSDESTEGINQLVSKQRLTKPKNKRGYLRSFPMRYPRPMAPIILPRWGRAPPALPAQLRSQLRQLISQGPLRLSELERRFQQCFGHPLRYTDYGFYSLGDMLARVPDLCILYTRMGSVVSFKQPEQPGPQSRPQSPKTESVKPEAIRPSPCLFSPLNPKTGLLQPGQSSAPSQCSPSQRTTSATQNSLVSSCKSWDPISNGSERVPDNGPPHQPTGPEPQQPYQDGQLLEKFMFKLETELRQKILENGYAGSVSPELKDKLQQVVRDHSQGLSVHDLPTHYKRVFGEELPVLQSGFLSVTQLVAALSDVFHLEPAGGTKDPHWIVKNLSNKHTESAECGGEEGRRREGCLYQSIRRSLWEQHEDDDKEEKEDQPDPTTCLTSFLTNQQLVELYPAVQVRSNSMVPLDAVRAQRLRPPTRRWPRALAAVLVEQVESPGSFHVRFSESQEARSLEDMMMEMRGCYNSSGVAARYRLPERYLRPGQVCCVAPRDLWFYRVVVQRVLSPDQVEVYYVDFGDLNLVSVDKLMFLKSCYSQLPAQAVPAMLTGVQPISGEWSAVATASFQSLCSDRTLVAVLHGYHGDVLQLLLCDTHTEDDRYVHSVLLEQGHARPCCPPGTTGGVRDHLKSLYLREALINLEDEEENATTTITPQPITGQHCQYSNLCESWLKRNRCSEGDQTWASGGSVEDLRPPSFTKLRELAADHQPIDLPCVAQAPPLICNGNLATTLTSSEEDSRPGVDPAPAVTPDACRAQMTSLVSSLPPILTSLTLLTPGLAKGCFYGIPGTSLRSTGPAMSFPLFGGRSVAIASRKCD is encoded by the exons ATGATGATGAGCCAGGATCAGACGTTGGCCAAGCTGAAGAAGGATGTCCGCTCTCTACTACTCTCTTCCAAGCTGGGTCTGAGTGCAGAGCAGCTGAGGAAGGACTACGTATGCATGCTGGGCCAGCGTATGCCCCTGAAGGAGCTGGGCTTCCGGAGCATCCTGGATATGGCCAAAGAGATGCCTGAAGTGGTGTCGTTCATATACTTGGAAGACGGCAGCTTTGTTCTAAAAG CGGTCTCTGACGAGAGCACTGAAGGCATCAATCAGCTGGTCTCCAAGCAGCGGCTCACCAAGCCCAAGAACAAGAGGGGGTACCTGAGGTCTTTCCCCATGCGGTACCCCCGCCCCATGGCCCCTATTATACTGCCTCGGTGGGGCCGGGCACCCCCGGCCCTCCCTGCCCAGCTCAGATCCCAGCTACGTCAGCTGATCTCCCAG GGTCCGCTCCGTCTTTCGGAGCTGGAGAGAAGGTTCCAGCAGTGCTTCGGTCACCCACTCCGCTACACTGACTACGGCTTCTACTCGCTGGGGGACATGCTGGCCCGCGTGCCGGACCTCTGCATCCTGTACACCAGGATGGGCTCCGTTGTCAGCTTCAAACAGCCGGAACAGCCGGGGCCTCAGTCCAGACCTCAGTCGCCCAAAACAGAATCTGTGAAGCCTGAGGCCATCAGACCCTCTCCCTGCTTATTCTCTCCTTTAAATCCAAAGACTGGGCTACTACAGCCTGGACAAAGCTCAG CACCGTCACAGTGTAGTCCGAGCCAGAGGACTACTTCTGCTACCCAGAATTCCCTGGTGTCTTCCTGTAAAAGTTGGGATCCAATCAGTAATGGGTCAGAGCGGGTCCCAGATAACGGACCCCCACATCAACCAACCGGCCCAGAACCTCAACAACCCTACCAAGATGGACAGCTCCTGGAGAAGTTCATGTTCAAG CTGGAGACGGAGCTTCGTCAGAAGATTCTTGAGAATGGCTACGCAGGTTCCGTGAGTCCGGAGCTGAAGGACAAGCTACAACAG GTTGTTCGAGACCACAGCCAGGGGCTGTCCGTTCACGACCTGCCTACTCACTACAAG AGGGTGTTTGGTGAGGAGCTTCCAGTGCTGCAGAGTGGGTTCCTCAGCGTCACACAGCTGGTGGCGGCACTGAGTGACGTCTTCCACCTGGAGCCAGCAGGGGGCACCAAGGACCCCCACTGGATAGTCAAGAACCTCAGCAACAAGCACACTGAGTCGG CAGagtgtgggggagaggaggggagacggagagaaggtTGTCTGTACCAGAGCATAAGGCGCTCTCTCTGGGAGCAGCATGAAGATGatgacaaggaggagaaagaggaccAGCCTGATCCCACCACCTGCCTCACCTCCTTTCTTACCAACCAGCAG TTAGTGGAGCTGTACCCAGCAGTCCAGGTGCGGTCAAATTCTATGGTCCCTCTGGACGCGGTGCGGGCCCAGCGTCTGAGGCCCCCCACCCGGCGCTGGCCCAGGGCCCTGGCGGCCGTGTTGGTAGAGCAGGTGGAATCCCCCGGCAGCTTCCACGTGCGTTTCAGCGAGAGCCAGGAGGCCCGCTCCCTGGAAGACATGATGATGGAGATGAG gGGCTGCTACAACAGCTCTGGGGTCGCAGCACGCTACCGGCTGCCAGAGCGCTACCTGCGGCCAGGGCAGGTCTGCTGCGTGGCCCCCCGGGACCTGTGGTTCTACCGCGTGGTGGTCCAGCGTGTGCTCAGCCCGGACCAGGTGGAGGTCTACTACGTGGACTTTGGAGACCTAAACCTGGTCTCCGTGGACAAGCTCATGTTCCTCAA ATCCTGTTACTCTCAACTTCCTGCTCAGGCTGTCCCTGCAATGCTCACGGGAGTCCAACCCATCTct GGCGAATGGAGCGCTGTGGCCACTGCCTCCTTCCAGAGCCTGTGCAGCGACCGCACGCTGGTGGCTGTCCTCCACGGTTACCACGGTGACGTGCTGCAGCTCTTGCTGTGTGACACGCACACGGAGGACGACCGCTACGTACACTCCGTCTTGCTGGAGCAGGGCCACGCCcggccctgctgcccccccggcACCACT gGGGGTGTCCGGGACCACCTGAAGAGTCTCTATTTGAGAGAGGCGCTGATTAACCTAGAGGACGAAGAAGAGAACGCGACCACAACCATAACTCCCCAACCAATCACAGGACAGCATTGTCAGTATTCG AACCTGTGTGAGTCCTGGTTGAAGAGGAACCGCTGTAGTGAGGGGGACCAAACCTGGGCCTCAGGTGGTTCAGTGGAGGACTTGAGACCCCCAAGTTTCACCAAACTCCGTGAACTAGCAGCAGACCACCAGCCCATTGATCTGCCCTGTGTTGCCCAA GCCCCTCCCCTTATTTGCAATGGTAACCTTGCCACCACCTTGACCAGTTCAGAGGAGGATAGCAGACCCGGTGTTGACCCGGCACCGGCCGTTACCCCTGACGCTTGCAGAGCGCAGATGACCTCCCttgtctcctcccttcctcctatTCTGACCTCACTCACCCTTCTCACCCCCGGACTGGCCAAGGGCTGTTTCTACG
- the tdrd5 gene encoding tudor domain-containing protein 5 isoform X4 produces MMMSQDQTLAKLKKDVRSLLLSSKLGLSAEQLRKDYVCMLGQRMPLKELGFRSILDMAKEMPEVVSFIYLEDGSFVLKAVSDESTEGINQLVSKQRLTKPKNKRGYLRSFPMRYPRPMAPIILPRWGRAPPALPAQLRSQLRQLISQGPLRLSELERRFQQCFGHPLRYTDYGFYSLGDMLARVPDLCILYTRMGSVVSFKQPEQPGPQSRPQSPKTESVKPEAIRPSPCLFSPLNPKTGLLQPGQSSAPSQCSPSQRTTSATQNSLVSSCKSWDPISNGSERVPDNGPPHQPTGPEPQQPYQDGQLLEKFMFKLETELRQKILENGYAGSVSPELKDKLQQVVRDHSQGLSVHDLPTHYKRVFGEELPVLQSGFLSVTQLVAALSDVFHLEPAGGTKDPHWIVKNLSNKHTESECGGEEGRRREGCLYQSIRRSLWEQHEDDDKEEKEDQPDPTTCLTSFLTNQQLVELYPAVQVRSNSMVPLDAVRAQRLRPPTRRWPRALAAVLVEQVESPGSFHVRFSESQEARSLEDMMMEMRGCYNSSGVAARYRLPERYLRPGQVCCVAPRDLWFYRVVVQRVLSPDQVEVYYVDFGDLNLVSVDKLMFLKSCYSQLPAQAVPAMLTGVQPISGEWSAVATASFQSLCSDRTLVAVLHGYHGDVLQLLLCDTHTEDDRYVHSVLLEQGHARPCCPPGTTGGVRDHLKSLYLREALINLEDEEENATTTITPQPITGQHCQYSNLCESWLKRNRCSEGDQTWASGGSVEDLRPPSFTKLRELAADHQPIDLPCVAQAPPLICNGNLATTLTSSEEDSRPGVDPAPAVTPDACRAQMTSLVSSLPPILTSLTLLTPGLAKGCFYGIPGTSLRSTGPAMSFPLFGGRSVAIASRKCD; encoded by the exons ATGATGATGAGCCAGGATCAGACGTTGGCCAAGCTGAAGAAGGATGTCCGCTCTCTACTACTCTCTTCCAAGCTGGGTCTGAGTGCAGAGCAGCTGAGGAAGGACTACGTATGCATGCTGGGCCAGCGTATGCCCCTGAAGGAGCTGGGCTTCCGGAGCATCCTGGATATGGCCAAAGAGATGCCTGAAGTGGTGTCGTTCATATACTTGGAAGACGGCAGCTTTGTTCTAAAAG CGGTCTCTGACGAGAGCACTGAAGGCATCAATCAGCTGGTCTCCAAGCAGCGGCTCACCAAGCCCAAGAACAAGAGGGGGTACCTGAGGTCTTTCCCCATGCGGTACCCCCGCCCCATGGCCCCTATTATACTGCCTCGGTGGGGCCGGGCACCCCCGGCCCTCCCTGCCCAGCTCAGATCCCAGCTACGTCAGCTGATCTCCCAG GGTCCGCTCCGTCTTTCGGAGCTGGAGAGAAGGTTCCAGCAGTGCTTCGGTCACCCACTCCGCTACACTGACTACGGCTTCTACTCGCTGGGGGACATGCTGGCCCGCGTGCCGGACCTCTGCATCCTGTACACCAGGATGGGCTCCGTTGTCAGCTTCAAACAGCCGGAACAGCCGGGGCCTCAGTCCAGACCTCAGTCGCCCAAAACAGAATCTGTGAAGCCTGAGGCCATCAGACCCTCTCCCTGCTTATTCTCTCCTTTAAATCCAAAGACTGGGCTACTACAGCCTGGACAAAGCTCAG CACCGTCACAGTGTAGTCCGAGCCAGAGGACTACTTCTGCTACCCAGAATTCCCTGGTGTCTTCCTGTAAAAGTTGGGATCCAATCAGTAATGGGTCAGAGCGGGTCCCAGATAACGGACCCCCACATCAACCAACCGGCCCAGAACCTCAACAACCCTACCAAGATGGACAGCTCCTGGAGAAGTTCATGTTCAAG CTGGAGACGGAGCTTCGTCAGAAGATTCTTGAGAATGGCTACGCAGGTTCCGTGAGTCCGGAGCTGAAGGACAAGCTACAACAG GTTGTTCGAGACCACAGCCAGGGGCTGTCCGTTCACGACCTGCCTACTCACTACAAG AGGGTGTTTGGTGAGGAGCTTCCAGTGCTGCAGAGTGGGTTCCTCAGCGTCACACAGCTGGTGGCGGCACTGAGTGACGTCTTCCACCTGGAGCCAGCAGGGGGCACCAAGGACCCCCACTGGATAGTCAAGAACCTCAGCAACAAGCACACTGAGTCGG agtgtgggggagaggaggggagacggagagaaggtTGTCTGTACCAGAGCATAAGGCGCTCTCTCTGGGAGCAGCATGAAGATGatgacaaggaggagaaagaggaccAGCCTGATCCCACCACCTGCCTCACCTCCTTTCTTACCAACCAGCAG TTAGTGGAGCTGTACCCAGCAGTCCAGGTGCGGTCAAATTCTATGGTCCCTCTGGACGCGGTGCGGGCCCAGCGTCTGAGGCCCCCCACCCGGCGCTGGCCCAGGGCCCTGGCGGCCGTGTTGGTAGAGCAGGTGGAATCCCCCGGCAGCTTCCACGTGCGTTTCAGCGAGAGCCAGGAGGCCCGCTCCCTGGAAGACATGATGATGGAGATGAG gGGCTGCTACAACAGCTCTGGGGTCGCAGCACGCTACCGGCTGCCAGAGCGCTACCTGCGGCCAGGGCAGGTCTGCTGCGTGGCCCCCCGGGACCTGTGGTTCTACCGCGTGGTGGTCCAGCGTGTGCTCAGCCCGGACCAGGTGGAGGTCTACTACGTGGACTTTGGAGACCTAAACCTGGTCTCCGTGGACAAGCTCATGTTCCTCAA ATCCTGTTACTCTCAACTTCCTGCTCAGGCTGTCCCTGCAATGCTCACGGGAGTCCAACCCATCTct GGCGAATGGAGCGCTGTGGCCACTGCCTCCTTCCAGAGCCTGTGCAGCGACCGCACGCTGGTGGCTGTCCTCCACGGTTACCACGGTGACGTGCTGCAGCTCTTGCTGTGTGACACGCACACGGAGGACGACCGCTACGTACACTCCGTCTTGCTGGAGCAGGGCCACGCCcggccctgctgcccccccggcACCACT gGGGGTGTCCGGGACCACCTGAAGAGTCTCTATTTGAGAGAGGCGCTGATTAACCTAGAGGACGAAGAAGAGAACGCGACCACAACCATAACTCCCCAACCAATCACAGGACAGCATTGTCAGTATTCG AACCTGTGTGAGTCCTGGTTGAAGAGGAACCGCTGTAGTGAGGGGGACCAAACCTGGGCCTCAGGTGGTTCAGTGGAGGACTTGAGACCCCCAAGTTTCACCAAACTCCGTGAACTAGCAGCAGACCACCAGCCCATTGATCTGCCCTGTGTTGCCCAA GCCCCTCCCCTTATTTGCAATGGTAACCTTGCCACCACCTTGACCAGTTCAGAGGAGGATAGCAGACCCGGTGTTGACCCGGCACCGGCCGTTACCCCTGACGCTTGCAGAGCGCAGATGACCTCCCttgtctcctcccttcctcctatTCTGACCTCACTCACCCTTCTCACCCCCGGACTGGCCAAGGGCTGTTTCTACG